The genomic stretch CacataaaattataattaattaatataaataatttctaGAAGAACAGGATGTTACATTAAGTACATCTAAAAATGGACATTTTTAGATTTCGAGAGGTGTGGAATGCACACCTAAAACTGTATCGAGCATTTCCGTATAAATATGACCTCCTCATTTCATAATGATAAGCCCAATATGACCCATAATGAATGAAATTTTTTAATGCATCATATGTATTACTAGTACACCACATGAAAATATAAAAAGGTTTTAAGTTTCTGAAGATAAATCTTCAGACGCATTCTGAGTAAATAGAATTTAGATTTAAGGTTAAAAAActccggagatgcatcttcgtaaTTATTTCTGAGATTCATCTCTGGAATAGTTAACGTTTTGACTTTAACAAAGTGCGTCCGAAGATGTATCTTCAAAAACTGAAGGGCATTTTCGATTTTTCATTGGGTGTTTTTCCACCTTATAAGGTGAGATAAAAAATCCCCCTAATGAATTTGACATTGGCCTTTGGACGATTCTAGGCCCAACTTGGACCTTCTTCCAGTTTTAAGAGAAGATGACATCATCCCTTCTAGaccccaataataattattaGACAAAATATCATTTTTGGTCCCTTAACTATACCCTTCGGTTCAGATTGATTCGTAATTAATTTTTGTGTCAGATTGGTCTATTAACTCTTTAAACGGGTCATGTTTGTCCTTTTTGTCTTATTTGCGACGAATTTAGTGCCCGATTTTTGGATTTTTCCGTCGTTAATTAGACAAAAAGACCAACATGACAcatttaaagagttaagagaccAATCTGACACGAAAAATAATTAATGGACCAATCTGAATCCAATGGTATAGTTAAGAGATCAAAAATGATATTTTGTCTACTTGTCATAAGCGACGCTAGATCCAGCTGATAGTTGTCATAAGTAGGAGTGtgaaaaaaattgattatttttaACTCAATTAATATCCAAATTATTCTACTTTTAAAATTTCAATCTAAATGTTAAACTATAAATATGGGTGCCCATTTTGTTATCCAAATAtaaactaataataataataataataataataataataataataataataataataataataatagtaatagtAATGTGATTTAGTTATTGGATACATAAATTTAGTTGTGTTAAATTTATATGATCGTCTCTTTTCATGATTCATCATATAAACgttataaatcaattttaaaatttgaagtttttcataaaaaaaattacTTAAAAAAAAATTCAGAATCCTTTTTCAAAGGAATTATTTTTTTCtgaataaaaaatatattttttttaaaaaatgttttatttttatatttGGAATAAATTTTGACCTAAATAGTCTTTTAATCTCGGTAAGTAAACGAGTTTTTAATTTTGATCCGTGTATTTGCTTTTGAATCCATATATCTCacttttgattgtttttaatcCTTAAAACTAAACGCAGGAAAATACGAAATAAAATCCACAGTAAACCAGCGGATTTTGATTTTAAGGATTAAAACCAATACAAAAAATGAGATATAAATTATAAGGACCGAAACCAAAAACTCTTTCAATTACAAGATCAAGAGACTATTTAAGcaataaattttttatttttgtaataactttttttgaaataattgttttttattttcagtttttttttggaataactttatttggaattttcttatttttggaatacatactttttttttcagaattaaatttttttattttcagttatttatttatttttgaataaATCTTTTTAGGAGTATTTTTTACTTTcagattttttttttcaaaaagaaaattGTTTTCTgaaaataaatatatattttttaaagaaaaaatatcTTAAAGATTTATAAAATTTGTTTTAAgtatttaaattttaaaattaatattaattttaaaaaaataaaaaaatttaattgGGTAATTTGAATTAAAATCAAAACTATTTAAATCGGTTTGAAAGTGATTATAAATTTCAAACAGatttttattataaaaatgaATTATACACACCCTTAGTCGTAAGCAATAAcaaattaaatttaaaatatagTAGCAATTGGTTAATCATGGATTGTTTATGAAAGTTCTATGAATATTTATaaccaaaataaataaataaacaaataaattgGGTTTTTTTAATCAAAAATAACTTGTAATTAAATATAGAAAAACAATTGAATGAAAACAACTGATTCACTAAGGTAGAGAAAAATTTAATCAAGTATGAAATTGTCGATaaaatttaatcaaataaaaaaaattgttttgcAGGAAAGCTATAATGATGACCAATAAATTATTTTTGAGTTTATTTCCAATAAACTTCAAACTAACCTCTTTAAAATGAGCTTTTTTGATATTAATGTGACAGAAACTTGTTGAAAACATCCATGAAAACTCAATTCATAGAGAATATATATGAAATTATGAATTACTATTCAAAGGCAACATGAGCACATCGAAACTAATAGATTCAAACTTGTTCATATCAGTTTGGAAAATAGATTCACTTCAGTTTGAACATGTATCAACCAGTTGCAATTGACAGTAGACAAGAAATGTAATAATGTATTAAAGTGATTATTGACTCTACAAGTTCATTCCACTAAAGCTTGAGCAGAAGTATAACGGTAATAATTTGACATGTTAACATCCGGCATCTCCGAAATAGATCTGCAAAACTCGGAGATCCACTAATGCCACAATTCCAATACCGAAAGTACAAAACAAAAAGGAAAGGGGCATGTAAGAAATTCGTACATGAAGTAAAAATTCTCAAGGCGTGATAATAAATCCCAGCACTGACTTTCCAGCTGAGAGTCTGCTTGCGTTATTCAAAGAATCAGGAATTGAAACAGAAAATTTCCTATATCGAAATAAATTCAAGATCGAAGAGCACTTCAACATCCATCAGATTTGACTCGAGTCCCTCCCAAAAATAAAGCGTCTCATCCAGTCTGACACCACTAATGCCCTTGTGCGCCAGCTGACTTGCTTGCTGTTCATTGCATTAAAGAAACTTTAATAACTTAGTAATCAGAATGCCTTATGAGTCCGACAATTTTAAAATACAGTAGTTAAGCGAAAACAAATTATATACCTTGCATAGACAGAATACCACAGCCATTGACTGCTGTGTCCAATTGAAACCCAATCTCCAGGTAGCTGTGCAGCTGTCTGTTCTCCTCCCAGAGGAGCAAATTGACCTAAATGCTTGTACCTTGGGGAACAATCAAGTGTATTAATGAGGAAACATTGAATCATTCATCACCGTGTCACTGTAAAGAGAATGATAAAAGTAAATCTAGTGTAGTTAGTATAATCAAGTTACCTGAAGGGTTTGAACCGATGACGACCTTCTTCCCTGAACCTAATAGGACCCTCTGGGTTTTTTTCACACTCTTCCATCCGGTTAAAACACTTGGCCAGGTAGGCTCCTTGCTGAGATGCAACCTGATATGTAGTTTCAGAAACCCAAAGTCATGTCACTTAGCAAACAAAAGTAGGAAGGTAGCATTAAAGAGAATACTAGAGGAAAATAGTATGACACGCACCTGAGCTGTAGCAGGAAGAAATTTCATCTGCGAGTCCACATTGAAAAGTGCAGTTTTGAGTTCTTCGATATTAATTTCAATAGATTCTTTTTCAACATCTCCTTTGGATTCTTCCAAAAGATCAGCAATGCCATGCATCTGTTTATTCTTTAGGAATAGCTCCACTTGAGGGTATCTTTCAAAGATGTCATCCATTACCGCCTGAAATTCTTTGAGCGTAATTGTTCCTGAGTTGTCTGCATCAGTCTTCTTAAATATTGCCACAATATCTTCCTAAAATTCCGAAGTTCAATTTAACAATAGTCAGGAAGAAAGGTAGCATTATTTTAAAAAGGTCAAACTTGATACAGTTTCCCAGATAGTAAATAGACATATATTTAATACATTCAGCTAGCTTAAAAATGCAGGCATAAACACAGGTGCGCACAAAGTTGCAATGGCAAGATATGCGCGCCGCTGTGTATAGTTTTTAACATCAAACTACAAAAAAGAAACTCAATTTTATTGGTATTACTGAATCCATCCAAAATAATGGAATATAGCAAGGGTGTAAGGCTGTAAGAATGTCCgtgttaattaaataaatgatGGAGAAATAGCATTGGCCAATAGGTACCATGACTTTTCGCTGGTTTATTGTAGCACAATCACCAAGCGCATACACATTATTGGTTCCCTCAACTCTCAACCATTCATCAGTAGCTACGGCACGTCTGTTAATCTGTTAAGAATAATCAATGTCAAGTAAATCATAAATGACGTATAGAGCACAAGAGAGAATAATATGGAATTATAAATCAGAACAAATATTAAAGTCACATTTTCTTGAAAACACACCTGACCAATTTGTGTCATAAAATCTTTTATGAATGGACGAGTGCCAATACCAGTTGACCAGACAGCCATTCCATATGGAATTGAAGTCATTTCTCCACTTTTCATTTCTTTAGTGGAAATTTCTCTGTCAGATACCTTCACAACCATGGATCCTGTTTTCACATCAATACCATCTCTGCGGAACTTATCTTCAGCAAAAGCTGTTATTCTTTTGTCAAACCTAAAAAATGAGCATGAGAATAAAAATGTATGAGTTCATAATTACATTCTAAACGATAAAAGCACCCACCTCACACATGGTAGAATCCATGATTGAATCAAATACTTTCAAATGCTTGCTCACAGATTCAAATAATAACTTCCAAAGCATGGCTGCTAATAATTTTAAAAGTAGAGTTTCATGCTTACATGCTCAAGATATGACCTCCAGCCTCCAGAAGGGTAATTTTAAATAAATCTTTTACCCCGGGATATAATTTGACCAAATCCTCACTGACAAAATCATGAAGTGCGGCTGCAAACTCCACTCCAGTTGGACCACCTCCAACAATAGCAAAATGAAGAATTCTCTTTTTTTCTTCATCACTTACACTAGGCAAACTTGCTCTCTCAAAGCAGTCAATTACAGTTCTTCTAATCCTCTGCGCATCTTCAACTTCCTGAACAGTGCACACACATGTCCATGAGATAACTAAAGCCCAAAAAATTATGGATAAACAAAATGCAATCACACTTTAGTCATCATTGAGTTTTGACTGAATCAGCTCCTCCATATTACGGCTACACTCCACTTACTATTTCTTAACAGCGCAAAGCTTTTTATTGTCAACAAAAATCGGTTTGAAACACTAAGTGATAAAATAAGTTACCTTCAAGAAATGACAATTCTCCGTGACTCCAGGAGTATTAAATGTGTTGACATTAGCCCCCACAGCTATGATTAAGTAGTCATAGTCCACAACGAATTCAtctttttcattcgaattattgTTAATATTAGCTCGACAGTAAACTTTTCTGTTTACTGCATCAATCTTGATACATTCTGCTTCACTGAATCGAGAGTCCACATGTTTCTGCACGAAGGGAAACAAGTAAAAGGTCCAGTTATATCCACTAGTAATGAACTAAGGCATTAAACAGAATTTTATAGGGGGCAATCTAATCACCAGAAAATAAATATATCCAATTATTACTGGTGTCAATGTATCAGTGTCGGTTTCATGTTTCTGGTGTCCGTGCTTCATAGTTTGAAATTGATATTGAATATATCCAATTATGTCACTTGCTAATGAAACAAAACATACAAATTCATAAATAATAATACAACAGTAGTTTCGATCCGGACCTTCCTGAAGATATTGCGGACGGGTTCAACAATGCTGCGAGCCTCGATGGTGCCACAGGTAACACTGGGCAGCAAAGGAGTGAATGCAAAATAATTCCGAGGAGAGACAACGTGAACCTCATATCGAGGATCATTAAGATTCCTCAAGAAACTCGTTCCTGCCCAACCAGTTCCCAGCACCAACACCTTTTTCTTCTCAGGTACCGCCGCTTCAGATGTAGCAACAGCCTCACCGTATGCCAAAAGGCCACCGCCACTGCatcaaccaaaccaaaccgtTCACAAAATCAATTcacaataaataaataaataaataaataaataaataaatacttaacaataataatataatattattatGTGAATCAAATCTAGAACACTTCACAAATCACAGTTTCCGAAAAATCGTAGATCTCTTAACTCAAATTACAAACAGAATTTAATCAGCGTTACACCTAAATTACAGGAATCAGAAGATAAGAGATACAAATAGAATCAATGAATGATTTATGAATAACTATTAAGCATATCATCATGAAAGCTCAATGAAAATTGAAAAGTAGAAACAGAGAAGAGAAGTGATAGTAAATTGAAGTTGATGTTGTTACCTTACGGTGGTGCAGAGGAGGACAAGCTTGAACTGAGAATCGTAGTCACGGAAGGTTTTGGAGAAACGGTGGAAGAAATTGAAATTGCGCATTTTGTGGAGATGAAGATCTGTGTCCAAAATTcagggagagagagagagagttggTGATAGTAAGAGAAACGGCGATGAAAAAGAGGATGATGGGTCAAAAAAGAATGCTGTAAGAGAGAGTGGAAAATGAGAATTCGT from Lathyrus oleraceus cultivar Zhongwan6 chromosome 7, CAAS_Psat_ZW6_1.0, whole genome shotgun sequence encodes the following:
- the LOC127100936 gene encoding external alternative NAD(P)H-ubiquinone oxidoreductase B2, mitochondrial, whose translation is MRNFNFFHRFSKTFRDYDSQFKLVLLCTTVSGGGLLAYGEAVATSEAAVPEKKKVLVLGTGWAGTSFLRNLNDPRYEVHVVSPRNYFAFTPLLPSVTCGTIEARSIVEPVRNIFRKKHVDSRFSEAECIKIDAVNRKVYCRANINNNSNEKDEFVVDYDYLIIAVGANVNTFNTPGVTENCHFLKEVEDAQRIRRTVIDCFERASLPSVSDEEKKRILHFAIVGGGPTGVEFAAALHDFVSEDLVKLYPGVKDLFKITLLEAGGHILSMFDKRITAFAEDKFRRDGIDVKTGSMVVKVSDREISTKEMKSGEMTSIPYGMAVWSTGIGTRPFIKDFMTQIGQINRRAVATDEWLRVEGTNNVYALGDCATINQRKVMEDIVAIFKKTDADNSGTITLKEFQAVMDDIFERYPQVELFLKNKQMHGIADLLEESKGDVEKESIEINIEELKTALFNVDSQMKFLPATAQVASQQGAYLAKCFNRMEECEKNPEGPIRFREEGRHRFKPFRYKHLGQFAPLGGEQTAAQLPGDWVSIGHSSQWLWYSVYASKQVSWRTRALVVSDWMRRFIFGRDSSQI